The Myxocyprinus asiaticus isolate MX2 ecotype Aquarium Trade chromosome 26, UBuf_Myxa_2, whole genome shotgun sequence genome has a window encoding:
- the tnfaip8l3 gene encoding tumor necrosis factor alpha-induced protein 8-like protein 3 translates to MDSDSGDQSEGELSPGQESFNSKSLALQAQKKILSKMATMAVANLLTDDTSSEILDELYKASREYTKSKKEAHKIIKDVIKIALKIGILYRNHQFSSEEMETVERFKKKMNQAAMTVVSFYEVEYTFDRGILSELLMECRDLLHELVEHHLTARSHGRIDHVFNHFADVDFLTELYGPSEEYRLNLRKICDGVNKLLDEGVL, encoded by the coding sequence GTCAAGAGAGCTTCAACTCCAAGAGTTTGGCCCTTCAGGCCCAAAAGAAGATCTTGAGTAAAATGGCCACCATGGCAGTGGCGAACCTCCTCACAGACGACACCAGTAGTGAAATTCTGGACGAACTTTACAAGGCCAGTCGTGAGTACACCAAGAGCAAGAAGGAAGCCCATAAGATAATCAAAGATGTCATCAAGATTGCACTGAAGATTGGCATCCTCTACCGGAACCACCAGTTCAGCTCTGAGGAGATGGAGACCGTTGAGCGCTTCAAAAAGAAGATGAACCAGGCGGCCATGACGGTGGTGAGCTTTTACGAGGTGGAGTATACATTTGACCGTGGCATTCTCTCTGAGCTATTGATGGAGTGTAGGGACCTTCTCCATGAGTTGGTGGAGCATCACTTGACCGCACGCTCCCACGGGCGGATCGACCACGTTTTCAACCATTTTGCAGATGTGGATTTCCTAACTGAGCTGTATGGCCCATCTGAAGAGTACAGACTCAACCTGAGGAAGATCTGTGATGGGGTAAACAAACTCCTGGATGAGGGCGTACTTTAA